AATGCCTTTTGCAGCCAACAGTTCTTTGGCTTTTTCCAGAATTTCAGCATGAGGTACAGGAGTGGCTCCTACCACCAATTTAGTTGTTTCTTGCTTTTCTGTTTCCTGGCTAACTGTTTCTTGCTTATCTCCGCAGCCAGCAAGTAAACCCAAAGACAAACCCAGGATTAAAATAATGAGCAACGCTTTTTTCACTTTGTTTTTCCCCCTTACAATTCTTTTATTTTTTATTTACTTTGCCTGAGAGGCTTTCACCCAACATTTGAATCAGTTGAACCATTACAATTAAGATGATAATTGTGATCAGCAAGATGCCGTCTTCACGCCGGTAATATCCGAAGCGCATGGCTAAATCCCCTAAACCGCCTCCGCCTACAAAACCGGCCATGGCTGAATAACCGATTAAAGTGATGGTGGTAATTGTAGCTCCTAGAATCAGCGAAGCCATTGCTTCCGGAAGCAGCACTTTGGTAATGATCTGCCATGGAGTGGCCCCCATGGACAGGGCTGCTTCAATAATACCCCATTCAATTTCTTTCAGGGATGTTTCCACCATTCTGGCCACAAATGGAATTGCTCCCACCGTCAGTGGAACAGTTGCCCCCATGGTGCCGATAGATGAGCCTACAATTGCCCGCGTAAATGGAATGATTGCTACCAGCAAGATGATGAATGGCAGGGAGCGGGCTGCGTTGATGACAGCGCCTAGCACCAGATTGACAAATTTATTTTCCAGAATATGGCCCGGCGAGGTTGTTACCAGAATGATCCCCAGCGGTATGCCAAGAATATGGGAAAAAATGACTGACAAAATTACCATCTGAAGCGTTTGGACAAAGGCAACCGCTACTTGAGGGCCGATATCGGCCAGATACTGCATGAGAGATTCAATCATTGGTTAACACCTCTACTTTCAACCCCTGTTGCTTTAAGTAGGAGATAGCCTGAGCGGTATTCCCCGGTTGGCCGGCAAGCTGCACCGTTAAGGTGCCGAAAATTGTATCCTTAATATGGTCAATATTGCCATAAAGGATGTTAGCTTTGATATTAAAGGTTTGCACCAGGTTGGATATTACCGGTTCCCCTGCTGAATCGCCAATAAAGGAAATCCGGATTAACTGGCTGTTTGCTTTTTCACCGTTTTGCCGCTTGGTCACAACTTCGGGAATTTCTGTGTTAATTATGCTTTTTACGAATTCCCGGGCGGTTGCAGTTCTGGGATTGGTAAACAGCTCCAAAACCGGCCCGGTTTCAGCAATTTTACCGTCCGCAATCACTGCTACCGAGTCGCAGATTGACTTGATAACCGACATCTCGTGAGTAATGATTACAATAGTCAGCTTGAGCTGCTGGTTGATGCTCCTCAGCAGTTTCAGGATAGACTCGGTGGTTTGCGGATCTAAGGCTGATGTTGCTTCATCGCATAACAGCACTTTCGGGTCATTGGCCAGTGCTCGGGCAATGCCCACTCGCTGTTTTTGACCGCCGCTGAGCTGTGAGGGGTAAGCATTGGCTTTATCGCTTAAACCTACCAGTTCTAAAAGCTGGGTTACTTTAGCGTTGATCTTTGCCCTATCCTTAATACCGGCAATTTCTAAGGGGAAGGCCACGTTCTCGGCTACGGTGCGGGACCAGAGCAGATTGAAGTGCTGAAAGATCATGCCTATATTGCGTCGGGCCAGGCGCAACTCGCTCGCCGATAGACTTGTCATATCTTGTCCGTCCACAATTACCTTTCCTTCTGTTGGCCTTTCCAGCATGTTCAGGCACCTGATCAAAGTGCTCTTTCCTGCACCGCTTAAGCCGATAATCCCAAAGATCTCTCCCTGTTTAATTTTCAGGTCTATTCCATCTAAGGCCAGCACGGAACCTTTACCTTTGCCGTAGATCTTTTTTAAGCCTGCAATTTCAATCATTGCATTTCCTCTTTTCTTAAGAAAAGTTAGTTTCCAACAAATAAAAAACCTTTTCCGCACAGGCAGAAAAGGTTTACATTCCTGTAACTCTCATCTGCCAGAACAACGTTCTGCAGGAATTGGCACCGTGCCAATTAAGAGGTTATCACCCCTGAAGTGGTCGGTTGCCGGGCGTCATCGGGCCAGTCCCTCAACCTACTCTTGATAAGAGCGTTACTTTTATTTAACTGAAACCTATAATAGCACATTACGGGTATTGGGTCAATTGCTTTATTTTTACGATAGTGTCAAGTAACTGTAGGATTTTTTACGAGATAAATTCACCTATCCGGTTCAGAGCGGTAGCCTCGTTGTAAATTTGCCTGATATTTTTTGATTAATTTTTGAATTATATGGTTGTATTGCTAATATTTTACTATGAAGATACATATTATTTCTGGTTGCCCTTAGCACAGGTCTACGCAGTAGCGGCTAGTGCCCTGAGGGCCTTGGTCAATGGACTCTGGGGTCCTTTCAGGATGGGCATATTCCGAATCATTTCTATTGCCACGTTCCTTTGGATTGTTCTCTTGGCCCTTTTTAGTTTTTCTGCGTCTACCTGTAACGCTTTTACCGGTTGTTTTTGCTGGGCCAGGTATATTTCCTTTATATTTAACCCGTTGGCTTTGGCTGCCCGAAGGCTGGCCATTTGTTCGGCTCCTGCTTTGCTCCATCCCCCTGGCCGATTGCTTAATCTGGCAGATAGTATATGGCTTACGTGTCCTTCTGCGCTGCATCCCTGCACTTCTTCACGGTATCGGTTACGCGCTTCTATCCCATCCCACTGCCCCCGAATGTACCGCTTCGTTTTTGTAATCGCTTTCTGGCGCTCTGGACGGAGTTTTTGGGCTTTATCCAATACAACCATTACTTTTTCCAAGTCACTGCGCTTTATATGTTCCCAAAGGGCTGCTTGTAGTTTGGGCTCAGGGCCTACAGCGGCTATTATATATTTGCTCAGGTGGAAGAGGTCAAGTATAAATATGGACTTGGGTATTATTTCTGTTCCGCTGCGAATCCACGCTGCTCCGTCCCCGTTTATATAAATCCTTTCTATCTGGTCTAGTTCATATTGCTTTTCTATATAGTCAAGGACAGCAAACCATAAGTCGTCAATGGTCTTGTACGGTCCGCTGAAATAGCGGGCATTCCGGAGCCGGTTCCTACCCCGGCTTGCTTTTTCTATTCCTTCATGTACATAGATCAACGGTATTTGCATCCGTCCCTTTTTTCCCCACTGGGCTACGTGGTCCTCGTCTGCTTCTATGTACAAAATCCTCACCCTTCGCTTTTGCGCAGGTATTATATCATCGCTACTCAAGGGCACTTTAATTCTGTCTATGGTATTCTTGACTGTCTGTCCACTCAAACTTTCTCCCCATCCGTACTGCTCCGGCCCTCTGCCGCTACGACGGTAAGATTGTTCGGTAGCCATGTCAGCCAATACGGACTTAGCTGCTGC
This region of Zhaonella formicivorans genomic DNA includes:
- a CDS encoding methionine ABC transporter permease MetI codes for the protein MIESLMQYLADIGPQVAVAFVQTLQMVILSVIFSHILGIPLGIILVTTSPGHILENKFVNLVLGAVINAARSLPFIILLVAIIPFTRAIVGSSIGTMGATVPLTVGAIPFVARMVETSLKEIEWGIIEAALSMGATPWQIITKVLLPEAMASLILGATITTITLIGYSAMAGFVGGGGLGDLAMRFGYYRREDGILLITIIILIVMVQLIQMLGESLSGKVNKK
- a CDS encoding methionine ABC transporter ATP-binding protein, with the translated sequence MIEIAGLKKIYGKGKGSVLALDGIDLKIKQGEIFGIIGLSGAGKSTLIRCLNMLERPTEGKVIVDGQDMTSLSASELRLARRNIGMIFQHFNLLWSRTVAENVAFPLEIAGIKDRAKINAKVTQLLELVGLSDKANAYPSQLSGGQKQRVGIARALANDPKVLLCDEATSALDPQTTESILKLLRSINQQLKLTIVIITHEMSVIKSICDSVAVIADGKIAETGPVLELFTNPRTATAREFVKSIINTEIPEVVTKRQNGEKANSQLIRISFIGDSAGEPVISNLVQTFNIKANILYGNIDHIKDTIFGTLTVQLAGQPGNTAQAISYLKQQGLKVEVLTND
- a CDS encoding ISLre2 family transposase gives rise to the protein MEKIIQHLWDKFLLVGENVIEALERKITYPELEIKVKEILNQLGKDILKMVLETQDAYLVEHREERPGWVVERRQEEKHVVTVFGEMSYHRTYFYHKETQSYAHLVDDYAGYTPHMRVDAAAKSVLADMATEQSYRRSGRGPEQYGWGESLSGQTVKNTIDRIKVPLSSDDIIPAQKRRVRILYIEADEDHVAQWGKKGRMQIPLIYVHEGIEKASRGRNRLRNARYFSGPYKTIDDLWFAVLDYIEKQYELDQIERIYINGDGAAWIRSGTEIIPKSIFILDLFHLSKYIIAAVGPEPKLQAALWEHIKRSDLEKVMVVLDKAQKLRPERQKAITKTKRYIRGQWDGIEARNRYREEVQGCSAEGHVSHILSARLSNRPGGWSKAGAEQMASLRAAKANGLNIKEIYLAQQKQPVKALQVDAEKLKRAKRTIQRNVAIEMIRNMPILKGPQSPLTKALRALAATA